One genomic segment of Streptomyces sp. RKND-216 includes these proteins:
- a CDS encoding NAD-glutamate dehydrogenase: protein MQTKLDEAKAERLAEAVRVAEQSPLGGQKTKGLQPHSLGAYLQRYYLHTAPEDLTDRDPVDILGAALAHHTLAQDRPQGTANVRVYTPSVDENGWACTHTVVEVVTDDMPFLVDSVTNELSREGRGIHVVVHPQMIVRRDVTGALLEVLDAGRDPFSPAATTHRPEELPDDAVHESWIHVEIDRETDREDLQEIRESLLSVLSDVREAVEDWTKMRDAALRIADELTDEAAPDDLREGELEEARELLRWLADDHFTFLGYREYELETEGDGGDGEGTLLLAAKAGTGLGVLRSDPRHVDDEGHPVSPSFNRLPSDARARALEHNLLILTKANSRATVHRRSYLDYVGVKKFDADGNVVGERRFLGLFSSAAYTESVRRVPVIRRKVAEVLSTAGFTPDSHDGRDLLQILETYPRDELFQTPVEELRAIVTSVLYLQERRRLRLYLRQDEYGRYYSALVYLPRDRYTTAVRLRLIDILTEELGGTSVDFTAWNTESILSRLHFVIRVKPGSALTELTDEETDRIETRLAEAARSWADGFTEALVSECGEEQAAELAHQYANAFPEGYKADFPPRAAVADLQHIQKLRGGGEERGSDVERPDFALSLYEPVGAAIGERRFKIYRTGEPVSLSAVLPVLHALGVEVVDERPYELKASDRSRAWIYDFGLRMPVSQMKSFGDDARERFQEAFSAVWTGRAENDGFNTLVFTAGLTWRQAMVLRAYAKYLRQAGATFSQDYMEDTLRHNVHTTRLLVNLFEARMSPERARAGHELTDAMLEELDAALDEVASLDEDRILRSFLTVIKATLRTNYFQRDTYGEPHAYVSMKLDPQQIPDLPAPRPAYEIWVYSPRVEGVHLRFGKVARGGLRWSDRREDFRTEILGLVKAQEVKNTVIVPVGAKGGFVGKQLPDPAVDRDAWQAEGIACYRTFISGLLDITDNLVAGEVEPPTDVVRHDEDDTYLVVAADKGTAKFSDIANEVATAYGFWLGDAFASGGSAGYDHKGMGITAKGAWESVKRHFRELGYDTQTQDFTVVGIGDMSGDVFGNGMLLSEHIRLVAAFDHRHIFLDPDPDAATSYAERRRVFDLPRSSWEDYDTSLISAGGGVHPRSAKSVPITPQVRKALGIESGVSKMTPADLMRAILSAPVDLLWNGGIGTYVKASTESNADVGDKANDAIRVDGQDLRVKVVGEGGNLGLTQLGRIEYAHHGGRINTDAIDNSAGVDTSDHEVNIKILLNAVVTAGDMTVKQRNALLAEMEDEVGALVLRNNYAQNAALANSLEQASSLLHAHQRHMRRLTKEGKLDRQLEFLPGDKQIRERLNSGLGLTQPELAVMLAYTKIVVTEDLLASDLPDDAYLQQLALAYFPRALCERFEQEIHEHALRREIITTLLVNDAINTGGSSFVHRLKEETGASTEEIVRAHTAARAVFGLGAIWDEVESLDNKVSAEIQTRIRLHSRRLVERATRWLLNNRPQPLQLTETIELFGERVATVWAELPKLLQGDDLEWHRKVHDELAGAGVPEDLARKVAGFSAAFPALDVVAVAERTGNSLLDVAEVYYDLADRLAITQLQERVGELPRSDRWQSMARAAIREDLYAAHQLLTADVLASTDETAGAGQRFTAWEEKNSAILHRARATLEEIHASESFDLANLSVAMRTMRTLLRSNR from the coding sequence ATGCAGACCAAGCTGGACGAAGCCAAGGCCGAGCGGCTCGCCGAGGCGGTTCGAGTAGCCGAGCAGAGCCCGCTGGGAGGCCAGAAGACCAAGGGTCTCCAGCCGCACTCCCTCGGCGCGTATCTCCAGCGCTACTACCTGCACACCGCCCCGGAGGACCTGACCGACCGGGACCCGGTCGACATCCTCGGTGCGGCTCTCGCCCACCACACCCTGGCGCAGGACCGTCCGCAGGGCACGGCGAACGTACGGGTCTACACCCCCTCCGTGGACGAGAACGGCTGGGCCTGCACGCACACGGTCGTCGAGGTGGTCACCGACGACATGCCCTTCCTCGTCGACTCCGTCACCAACGAGCTGTCCCGCGAGGGCCGCGGCATCCACGTCGTCGTGCACCCGCAGATGATCGTCCGCCGCGACGTCACGGGTGCGTTGCTGGAGGTGCTGGACGCGGGCCGCGACCCGTTCTCACCCGCTGCGACCACGCATCGCCCGGAGGAGCTGCCGGACGACGCGGTGCATGAGTCGTGGATTCACGTCGAGATCGACCGTGAGACGGACCGCGAGGACCTCCAGGAGATCCGCGAGAGTCTGCTGAGCGTCCTGTCGGACGTCCGCGAGGCCGTCGAGGACTGGACGAAGATGCGCGACGCCGCCCTGCGCATCGCGGACGAGCTGACGGACGAGGCGGCCCCGGACGACCTGCGCGAGGGCGAGCTGGAGGAGGCCCGCGAGCTGCTGCGCTGGCTGGCCGACGACCACTTCACCTTCCTCGGCTACCGCGAGTACGAGCTGGAGACCGAGGGCGACGGCGGTGACGGCGAGGGGACGCTGCTGCTGGCCGCCAAGGCGGGCACCGGCCTGGGCGTGCTCCGCTCCGACCCGCGGCACGTGGACGACGAGGGGCACCCGGTGTCGCCGTCGTTCAACCGGCTGCCGTCGGACGCCCGTGCCAGAGCGCTCGAGCACAACCTGCTGATTCTCACCAAGGCCAACAGCCGTGCCACCGTGCACCGCCGCTCCTACCTCGACTACGTCGGCGTGAAGAAGTTCGACGCCGACGGGAACGTGGTGGGCGAGCGCCGCTTCCTTGGCCTGTTCAGCTCGGCGGCCTACACCGAGTCGGTGCGCCGCGTGCCGGTGATCCGCCGCAAGGTGGCCGAGGTGCTGTCGACGGCGGGCTTCACCCCGGACAGCCACGATGGCCGGGACCTGCTCCAGATCCTGGAGACGTACCCGCGCGACGAGCTGTTCCAGACGCCGGTCGAGGAGCTGCGCGCGATCGTCACCTCGGTGCTCTACCTCCAGGAGCGCCGCCGGCTGCGGCTCTACCTGCGCCAGGACGAGTACGGCCGGTACTACTCGGCGCTGGTGTACCTGCCGCGCGACCGCTACACCACGGCCGTGCGGCTGCGGCTGATCGACATCCTGACGGAGGAGCTGGGCGGCACCAGCGTCGACTTCACGGCGTGGAACACCGAGTCGATCCTCTCTCGGCTGCACTTCGTCATCCGGGTGAAGCCCGGCAGTGCGCTGACCGAGCTGACCGACGAGGAGACGGACCGCATCGAGACCCGGCTGGCCGAGGCCGCCCGGTCGTGGGCGGACGGCTTCACCGAGGCGCTGGTCTCCGAATGCGGCGAGGAACAGGCCGCCGAGCTGGCGCACCAGTACGCCAACGCCTTCCCGGAGGGCTACAAGGCCGACTTCCCGCCCCGCGCCGCGGTCGCGGACCTCCAGCACATCCAGAAGCTGCGCGGCGGCGGCGAGGAGCGTGGCTCGGACGTGGAGCGTCCGGACTTCGCGCTCAGTCTGTACGAGCCGGTGGGCGCCGCGATCGGCGAGCGCCGCTTCAAGATCTACCGCACCGGCGAGCCGGTGTCGCTGTCGGCGGTGCTGCCGGTGCTCCACGCGCTGGGCGTCGAGGTGGTCGACGAGCGGCCGTACGAGCTGAAGGCCTCCGACCGCAGCCGCGCGTGGATCTACGACTTCGGGCTGCGGATGCCCGTGTCGCAGATGAAGTCCTTCGGCGACGACGCCCGCGAGCGCTTCCAGGAGGCGTTCAGCGCGGTGTGGACGGGCCGTGCGGAGAACGACGGCTTCAACACGCTGGTGTTCACCGCGGGGCTGACCTGGCGACAGGCGATGGTGCTGCGCGCCTACGCGAAGTACCTGCGGCAGGCCGGCGCGACCTTCAGCCAGGACTACATGGAGGACACCCTCCGGCACAACGTCCACACCACCCGGCTGCTGGTGAACCTGTTCGAGGCGCGGATGTCGCCGGAGCGGGCGCGGGCCGGGCACGAGCTGACCGACGCGATGCTGGAGGAGCTGGACGCCGCACTGGACGAGGTCGCCAGCCTGGACGAGGACCGCATCCTGCGCTCGTTCCTCACCGTCATCAAGGCCACGCTGCGCACCAACTACTTCCAGCGCGACACCTACGGCGAGCCGCACGCGTATGTGTCGATGAAGCTCGACCCGCAGCAGATCCCCGATCTTCCGGCGCCGCGTCCGGCGTACGAGATCTGGGTGTACTCGCCGCGCGTGGAGGGCGTGCACCTGCGGTTCGGCAAGGTCGCGCGCGGCGGTCTGCGCTGGTCCGACCGCCGGGAGGACTTCCGGACCGAGATCCTGGGCCTGGTGAAGGCGCAGGAGGTCAAGAACACCGTCATCGTGCCGGTGGGCGCCAAGGGCGGCTTCGTCGGCAAGCAGCTGCCCGACCCCGCGGTGGACCGGGACGCCTGGCAGGCGGAGGGCATCGCCTGCTACCGGACCTTCATCTCCGGTCTGCTGGACATCACCGACAACCTGGTGGCTGGCGAGGTCGAGCCGCCGACGGACGTGGTGCGGCACGACGAGGACGACACCTACCTGGTCGTCGCGGCGGACAAGGGCACCGCGAAGTTCTCCGACATCGCCAACGAGGTGGCGACGGCGTACGGCTTCTGGCTGGGCGACGCGTTCGCCTCCGGCGGCAGCGCGGGCTACGACCACAAGGGCATGGGCATCACCGCCAAGGGCGCCTGGGAGTCGGTGAAGCGCCACTTCCGGGAGCTGGGCTACGACACCCAGACGCAGGACTTCACCGTTGTCGGCATCGGCGACATGAGCGGCGACGTGTTCGGCAACGGCATGCTGCTGTCGGAGCACATCCGGCTGGTGGCCGCGTTCGACCACCGGCACATCTTCCTCGACCCGGACCCGGACGCCGCGACCTCGTACGCCGAGCGCAGGCGCGTCTTCGACCTGCCGCGTTCCTCGTGGGAGGACTACGACACCTCACTGATCTCGGCGGGCGGCGGCGTCCACCCGCGCAGCGCCAAGTCGGTGCCGATCACCCCGCAGGTGCGCAAGGCGCTGGGTATCGAGTCCGGAGTCAGCAAGATGACGCCGGCCGACCTGATGCGGGCCATCCTGTCCGCCCCGGTCGACCTGCTGTGGAACGGCGGCATCGGCACGTACGTGAAGGCGTCCACCGAGTCGAACGCCGACGTCGGGGACAAGGCGAACGACGCCATCCGGGTGGACGGCCAGGACCTGCGGGTGAAGGTCGTCGGTGAGGGCGGCAACCTGGGCCTGACCCAGCTCGGCCGCATCGAGTACGCGCACCACGGCGGCCGCATCAACACCGACGCGATCGACAACAGCGCGGGCGTGGACACCTCGGACCACGAGGTGAACATCAAGATCCTGCTGAACGCGGTGGTCACGGCCGGCGACATGACCGTCAAGCAGCGCAACGCGCTGCTCGCCGAGATGGAGGACGAGGTCGGCGCGCTGGTGCTGCGCAACAACTACGCGCAGAACGCCGCCCTGGCCAACTCCCTGGAGCAGGCTTCCAGCCTGCTCCACGCCCACCAGCGGCACATGCGACGGCTGACGAAGGAGGGCAAGCTCGACCGCCAGCTGGAGTTCCTGCCGGGCGACAAGCAGATCCGGGAGCGGCTGAACAGCGGCCTCGGGCTCACCCAGCCCGAACTGGCTGTGATGCTCGCCTACACCAAGATCGTCGTCACCGAGGACCTGCTGGCCAGCGACCTGCCCGACGACGCGTATCTCCAGCAGCTCGCCCTGGCGTACTTCCCGAGGGCGCTGTGCGAGCGGTTCGAGCAGGAGATCCACGAGCACGCGCTGCGCCGCGAGATCATCACGACGCTGCTGGTCAACGACGCGATCAACACCGGCGGCTCCTCGTTCGTGCACCGGCTGAAGGAGGAGACCGGGGCGTCCACGGAGGAGATCGTCCGGGCGCACACCGCGGCCCGCGCGGTCTTCGGCCTGGGCGCCATCTGGGACGAGGTCGAGTCGCTGGACAACAAGGTGTCGGCGGAGATCCAGACCCGCATCCGGCTGCACTCGCGGCGGCTGGTGGAGCGCGCCACGCGCTGGCTGCTCAACAACCGGCCGCAGCCCCTCCAGCTCACCGAGACGATCGAGCTGTTCGGCGAGCGGGTGGCCACCGTGTGGGCCGAGCTGCCCAAGCTGCTCCAGGGCGACGACCTGGAGTGGCACCGCAAGGTGCACGACGAGCTGGCCGGTGCGGGCGTGCCGGAGGACCTGGCGCGTAAGGTGGCTGGCTTCTCGGCGGCGTTCCCCGCGCTGGACGTCGTCGCGGTCGCCGAGCGCACCGGGAACAGCCTGCTGGACGTCGCCGAGGTGTACTACGACCTGGCCGACCGGCTGGCCATCACCCAGCTCCAGGAGCGGGTCGGCGAGCTGCCGCGTTCCGACCGCTGGCAGTCCATGGCCCGCGCGGCGATCCGCGAGGACCTGTACGCGGCCCACCAGCTGCTGACGGCGGATGTACTGGCGTCCACGGACGAGACGGCGGGCGCCGGGCAGCGCTTCACGGCCTGGGAGGAGAAGAACTCCGCCATCCTGCACCGCGCCCGGGCGACGCTGGAGGAGATCCACGCCTCGGAGTCCTTCGACCTGGCGAACCTGTCGGTGGCCATGCGGACCATGCGCACGCTGCTGCGCAGCAACCGCTGA
- a CDS encoding bifunctional glycosyltransferase family 2 protein/CDP-glycerol:glycerophosphate glycerophosphotransferase, producing MPRLSIVVPVFKVQGYLRECLDSILRQSFTDLEVIAVDDCSPDGSGRILDEYAARDGRVTVLHLPENVGLGRARNAGVERATGDYLLFLDSDDSYLDGALEAIARRLDACGDPDVLVFDHVRSFWWNVVRPSQFGEVLAAVGDRTASVFEEPALLELFAVAWNKAYRRAFYRAGGLAFLPGLYEDAPLAYEAMITAERVGCLDRACVDYRQRYQGAITRSPGRKHFDIFPQYASLFAFLDERPHLDPLRPVIFERMINHFVFCLGRPDRVRPVDRREYFGVAAAFHRRYRPQDYHPPAGRSGLAHRAVASGRFPLFASVDAAREMHRRGTSGVRLSRRTAGKVAYRALYRMQRRLPLDEHLAVYSAYWDRGMRCNPAAIEAKVRELAPHVRSVWVVRREAVESLPPGVDYVLPRSVRYWQVIARATYLVNNVNFPDYVVKREGQVHLQTHHGTPLKRMGLDQQPFPAAAAGMSFRRLLHRAGRWDYSISANPHSTEMWDRVYPCPYEHLETGYPRNDVFSTATYDDVLAIRERLGVPRDRVALLYAPTMRDYRKSFVPELDLVRIAQELGDGYVLMVRTHYFYGQDPRLEELERQGLLLDVSAHDSVEELCLASDGLITDYSSVMFDYANLDRPILTYAPDWEAYQAARGVYFDLLSGRPGETPGTVARTEGELIAALTSGAWRGEDAARLRAAFRERFCPWDDGRAAERVVRRVFLGQDADALPPVVPVAARRPPRAVHHDDASSAGRPAAPVV from the coding sequence ATGCCACGTCTCAGCATCGTCGTACCGGTCTTCAAGGTTCAGGGCTACCTCCGCGAGTGCCTGGACTCGATCCTGCGCCAGTCCTTCACCGACCTGGAGGTCATCGCGGTCGACGACTGCTCGCCGGACGGCAGCGGCCGCATCCTGGACGAGTACGCCGCACGCGACGGCCGGGTCACCGTGCTGCACCTGCCGGAGAACGTCGGGCTCGGCCGCGCCCGGAACGCGGGCGTCGAGCGCGCGACCGGCGACTACCTGCTCTTCCTCGACAGCGACGACAGCTACCTGGACGGCGCCTTGGAGGCCATCGCCCGGCGGCTCGACGCCTGTGGCGACCCGGACGTGCTGGTCTTCGACCACGTGCGCTCGTTCTGGTGGAACGTGGTCCGCCCCAGCCAGTTCGGCGAGGTCCTCGCCGCCGTCGGCGACCGCACCGCGAGCGTGTTCGAGGAGCCCGCGCTGCTGGAACTCTTCGCCGTCGCCTGGAACAAGGCCTACCGGCGCGCGTTCTACCGGGCAGGCGGCCTGGCCTTCCTGCCCGGTCTGTACGAGGACGCCCCGCTGGCGTACGAGGCGATGATCACCGCGGAACGGGTCGGCTGCCTGGACCGCGCCTGCGTGGACTACCGGCAGCGCTACCAGGGCGCCATCACCCGCTCGCCGGGCCGGAAGCATTTCGACATCTTCCCCCAGTACGCCTCGCTGTTCGCCTTCCTCGACGAGCGCCCGCACCTGGACCCGCTGCGTCCGGTGATCTTCGAGCGCATGATCAACCACTTCGTGTTCTGCCTCGGGCGCCCCGACCGGGTACGGCCCGTCGACCGCCGCGAGTACTTCGGCGTCGCCGCCGCCTTCCACCGCCGCTACCGCCCGCAGGACTACCACCCACCCGCCGGCCGTTCCGGGCTGGCGCACCGCGCCGTCGCCTCCGGACGTTTCCCGCTCTTCGCCTCCGTGGACGCCGCCCGCGAGATGCACCGCCGCGGCACGTCCGGGGTACGGCTCTCCCGGCGCACCGCTGGGAAGGTCGCCTACCGGGCGCTGTACCGGATGCAGCGCCGGCTGCCGCTCGACGAGCACCTCGCCGTCTACAGCGCCTACTGGGACCGCGGGATGCGCTGCAATCCGGCCGCGATCGAGGCCAAGGTCCGCGAGCTGGCGCCGCACGTGCGCAGCGTGTGGGTGGTGCGCCGGGAGGCCGTCGAGTCGCTGCCGCCCGGCGTCGACTACGTGCTGCCGCGCAGCGTCCGCTACTGGCAGGTCATCGCCCGCGCCACGTACCTGGTCAACAACGTCAACTTCCCCGACTACGTGGTCAAGCGGGAGGGCCAGGTCCACCTCCAGACCCACCACGGCACGCCACTGAAGCGGATGGGCCTGGACCAGCAGCCGTTCCCCGCGGCGGCGGCCGGGATGAGCTTCCGCCGCCTGCTGCACCGGGCGGGCCGCTGGGACTACAGCATCTCGGCCAACCCGCACTCCACCGAGATGTGGGACCGCGTCTACCCGTGCCCGTACGAGCACCTGGAGACCGGCTACCCGCGCAACGACGTCTTCTCCACCGCCACCTACGACGACGTCCTCGCGATCCGCGAACGTCTCGGCGTCCCCCGGGACCGGGTGGCCCTGCTGTACGCGCCCACCATGCGCGACTATCGCAAGAGCTTCGTCCCCGAGCTCGACCTGGTGCGCATCGCGCAGGAACTCGGCGACGGCTACGTGCTGATGGTGCGCACACACTACTTCTACGGCCAGGACCCGCGCCTGGAGGAGCTGGAGCGGCAGGGCCTGCTGCTGGACGTGTCCGCGCACGACAGCGTCGAGGAGCTGTGCCTTGCCTCCGACGGGCTGATCACCGACTACTCGTCGGTGATGTTCGACTACGCCAACCTGGATCGGCCGATCCTCACCTACGCCCCGGACTGGGAGGCGTACCAGGCGGCCCGTGGCGTCTACTTCGACCTCCTCTCCGGCCGTCCGGGCGAGACCCCGGGGACGGTGGCGCGCACCGAGGGGGAGCTGATCGCCGCCCTCACCTCCGGCGCCTGGCGCGGTGAGGACGCCGCCCGGCTGCGAGCGGCGTTCCGGGAGCGCTTCTGCCCCTGGGACGACGGGCGGGCGGCCGAACGCGTGGTGCGCCGTGTGTTCCTGGGCCAGGACGCCGACGCACTCCCGCCCGTGGTGCCGGTCGCCGCCCGGCGGCCGCCGCGCGCCGTGCACCACGACGACGCGTCCTCCGCCGGGCGGCCCGCCGCCCCGGTCGTCTGA
- a CDS encoding Rv3235 family protein: MRTAVRPSPSRWFAEQLVEVLSGRRPVHALLGHARGTAFDQVVALAERAPLRPDGADRRAAVLASVRSMRLEDDVIEASARISTGGRERAMAFRLEAGEDRRWRCAAVELG, translated from the coding sequence GTGCGGACAGCCGTACGCCCCTCCCCGTCGCGGTGGTTCGCCGAGCAGCTGGTCGAGGTGCTCAGCGGCCGCCGGCCGGTGCACGCCCTGCTGGGCCACGCCCGCGGGACGGCCTTCGACCAGGTCGTCGCCCTCGCGGAACGGGCGCCGCTGCGTCCGGACGGCGCGGACCGGCGGGCCGCGGTGCTGGCATCGGTGCGCAGCATGCGCCTGGAGGACGACGTGATCGAGGCCAGCGCCCGGATCAGCACCGGCGGCCGCGAACGGGCGATGGCGTTCCGGCTGGAGGCGGGCGAGGACCGGCGCTGGCGGTGTGCTGCGGTCGAGCTGGGATGA
- a CDS encoding HAD family hydrolase — protein MASPQHAGTTHIVWDWNGTLLHDIHAVLDATNAAFAETGMPSITLERYRDLYCVPVPRFYERLMGRLPTDEEWAAMDAMFHRHYWERAEGLGLTEGAAELLAARQAAGHTQSLCSLAPHDMLLPLIRTHGIDAHFLRVDGSTGDNAGGKAAQMARHLAALEGVGSDRTVVIGDAVDDAVAAAHVGARAVLYTGGSHSRASLEEAGVPVVDTLAEAVEAADRIASGVRHV, from the coding sequence ATGGCATCTCCGCAGCACGCAGGCACCACCCACATCGTCTGGGACTGGAACGGGACGCTCCTCCACGACATCCACGCCGTCCTCGACGCGACGAACGCCGCGTTCGCGGAGACCGGTATGCCATCGATCACCCTGGAGCGCTACCGCGACCTGTACTGCGTTCCCGTCCCCCGTTTCTACGAACGGCTGATGGGGCGGCTGCCCACGGACGAGGAGTGGGCGGCCATGGATGCGATGTTCCACCGGCACTACTGGGAGCGCGCCGAGGGCCTGGGCCTCACCGAAGGCGCGGCGGAGCTGCTGGCCGCCCGGCAGGCCGCCGGGCACACGCAGTCGCTGTGCTCGCTCGCGCCGCACGACATGCTGCTGCCCCTGATCCGCACGCACGGCATCGACGCCCATTTCCTGCGGGTGGACGGCTCCACCGGTGACAACGCCGGCGGCAAGGCCGCCCAGATGGCGCGCCACCTGGCGGCGCTGGAGGGCGTCGGTTCCGACCGGACGGTGGTCATCGGCGACGCGGTGGACGATGCGGTGGCGGCCGCGCACGTCGGGGCGAGGGCCGTGCTGTACACCGGCGGTTCGCACAGCCGCGCCAGTCTGGAGGAGGCGGGCGTGCCCGTCGTCGACACCCTCGCCGAAGCGGTCGAGGCCGCGGACCGTATCGCCTCCGGCGTCCGCCACGTCTGA